The Theobroma cacao cultivar B97-61/B2 chromosome 1, Criollo_cocoa_genome_V2, whole genome shotgun sequence genome contains the following window.
tttgtATAGTGATTCATACGATTAAACTAGGTGCCCCTTGCtcatcaaagaaaataaattaactagACAACCtactttgagaatttgattcaaaatcaactaaaatttttaatttccgTACCtaatcccttttttttttttatcattcccaaactccaaattaattatcTACCATAATTCCAGGCTCTGAAAtagacaaaaggaaaaatagcttgtaaatatatatcttaattTAGTGAATTATATATCCGTTTTGGTTgagaaaataaatcatttgtCTAACCTAAAAAGGTTTCTCATAACATTTACACCttacattatataaaaaaaaaagaacaattattaatttttgtatgacacaaataaaaattagtacCCAACACTCCTAATTTGGTAAACAAGACACCAAAAatatagttaaaaaaaaaaagaacaatcCAATCTAATTAACTTCAACAAGCTGCTTATTAATTATATGACATGAGtgaaaaaaacaagaacaatCCAATCTAATTAACTTCAACAAGCTGCTTATTAATTATATGACGTCGTTTACACATGGCTTCCAGTGGTTCAACTTTTGGCATGGTGAGACCTGTTCCTTCGGTCATGTCAATTTCCTTGTCACTCACCTTCTCCCATTCGAAGCATTGGATCAATGATCCCAAGGCCACACCAACCACACGATGGGCTAGTCCCACGCCAGGGCAAGCTCTTCTTCCCAACCCAAATGGCATTAGTTTATTATGAGTCGTACCTTCTGTACCTTCAAATCTCTCAGGCTTAAAACTTGTTGAATCTTCCCATAACTCTGGGTTCCTTTGAATAGCCCATGCATTTACGAATACTATAGTTTCAGGTGGTAGATCATATCCCCCTACAGTACAATAATCCGATGCCAGATGCGGAACTAGCAGGGGAGCTGCTGGATACAATCGCAAGGTCTCAGAAATGATGTTCTGTAAGTAATGTAATTTGGACAAATCTGTTTCTTCTACCCACTGTTCTTGGCCAATTTGAGCGTCTAATTCAGCTCTAGCTTTTTCTAAAATGCGAGGATGGTTAAGTAAATTTGACATTGCCCACTCCAATGTTACCGCTGTTGTATCTGTGCCAGCAAGTAGCATGACCTGCACAAGCACAACAAAATGTATAGACTAAAAtataagttaaaaaataatgccTAAGGAAATCCAAAGTACCTAGAATTTGCTGTTTCAAAACCCCCCATtcaagaatataaaaaaaatccggcaattaaaaacaatttttacaAACAATTTGTTGATTATTAAATCCAGTGAGTTAGAGATGAATTATTCTTTTGAACTCAAAAACtgcaatttttgaaaagaagaaagcaaggGATGGATTTAACTGACCAGTACGAGACCCTTGATGATTTCATCCGTGTAGTATTCAGGCTGTGACTTTTGCAGAGTGAGCAAATGGCTAATCATTGTGTTCTTTAGCTCCAAATTACCTTTATTTCTTCTATGCTCATCAATCAAACCTTGTGTAAATGCGTCTGCATTTTTAGCTACTAACTTGACTTTTTTTATGTAACCGTTATAGTCGACCCAACTCAGCAATGGCAAGAAATCTCCAGGATATGACGAAACTGCCAATTCAAAAAGCTCCTCTATCATCGCCCTGAACCCTCTTGCTTCTTCACTTCCTCTCACCTCATCACCGTAATACCGCTTCCCTGCAACTATTCTCATGATAATATTAAATGTCAGCTCCGCGAACAAGGTTTTCAGCTCTACCTTGGCAAAACCATTGACCGAAACACGGTATAATCTACGGATTAAACTATTGATTTCATCTCTCCGAATGCTTGAAGACATGCTTAAGTTATTCGATGACAAGATTTCAAGCGTAGCTAGGCGACGAAGGTTGCGCCAGTGATCACCGTACGAAGCTAACGCGAGGATGGTGTAGTTGTAGCCTACATACTTTCCCATGATCAAACGAGGACGGTTTGCTAAGGTGATATCGTTTTTGTTGAAGCATTCTTCGACGGCAGACGGTGATGTTATTACAACCGCGAGGCGAGAACCGAAGCGGAGAGAGAAGATCGGACCATGTTTTTGTGAGAGAGTGAAGAGTGTTCGGTGGAGGGGTTCTTTGAGGAGATGGAGATGGCCAAGAATAGGAAGAGCAAAAGGGCTTGGTGGAAGATTTTTATGTTTCCTTGCTTGTAGCAAGAACTTGATAGCAACAAGGAGAAACAGAACGGAAGCCAATGAACATAGTAAAGTTTGTTCCATGCTTGGATGATGATGCAAGACtgaaaatgggaatttttgtATAAAGGAGATACGGCGTGGCGTTGAAGAAATTGCTTGGATGAAAAACATCGAGGTGTGCTTCAACTTGCTTGTTTTGGGGGTTCCACTGGAAGGCcacatttaattttattttctctgtATGGACGTAAATTACGAAGCACTATAAGCGGATGGTGGGGGTCCGTCGGTTTCTCAATTATTAGCATATAGTTTTAAATAGACAATTTTGTTGCAGTTGcccaaaataaataacaataatttgTTGTAATTTTCTCAGCAACACATATTTGCTCAAGTCATATATCATTAGAACATTCAATATTTCATTGAATGTGATGGACGAAGGAATTATACTCAACCAATTCACAAGGCAGAAAACAATCAGGGACTAGCAGCCCTGCTTATCAAGATAGCACCGAGCTCTTTGTTTGAGACGCCTGGTACAGAAAGCATTCTTTTTACTCGATCTCGATGACACCCCTAATCTAACGTCTCCCGGAAGCCTCCTCTCTGTCAAACTCCCTTTCTCACTCCTCTGTCCCTCTATTCTGCAGTCGCCTGCCGTCTTGCTCACCGGAAACGGCAGCCTCCCACCTTTTATTTCCAtccttttttctatttcttccCACTTCTATCTTTTTATTGCGGTATCTTTCATGAATTTGCacttttttctaaaattttgagatattgaGGCAGAGTTGGGTTTCTGCATAATGTTTCAGgaatgattttttctttttgaaaagtggattttattaattatataaccGATATGTTATTGTTAGTTGAATGTTAGAGACTCCCATTGACATGGAGATCTGCTTAGCAAAAAGGAACGGTACAATACACGGGCACTGCTCACAAAAAATTAGCAGAAATCCCGCCAAACATTCAGTCCACAAAAACAAGACTGAATCGAAAACTGCCTCAACGCAAAAACTGACAGGGAGAAATGAAACGCTTCAACCTAAGATTATACCCTAAGCTAAGCATCTCGAAActaacaaaacaaaaccaaaggCATCAAAACAATGAGTTCCGGAACAAAGGCAAGGAACTCTAATCCCTTAAAAGATTTTGGTCACTGAGAGGAATTCCAGAGCAGCAACGGAAAAGATCATTGCACTTTGACAAACCGAACCGCTAGAACATCAACGATCCGTCAGCTCAACACAAGCACCAAGTCATGGCTACATCATCCTTCAGCTCCACCACTACGAAGTCGCAGCCGCAAAGACCCCAACAGAATCCCCCAACCCAATCATCAAGCAGCCTTTAGACACCAGAAGCACACAACAACCCATTTGCCGTTCCCTCCTTCTCTAAAAATCAACATCCACCCTCATGCTCAAGCCAGCGCAACCTATCCCCAAAAAGATTGATTAGGCTTTTTGCAGTTTTGCTTGTAGCTGCCAATGTAAGGAGAGAAAGATTGTTAACAAGAAGCTGAACTTGGAGGATGGAGACTTCACCACCATTTTCTTACCGAGTGTGAGGTGGGTGGTGACTTGGTGACCACTGACCAGCCAATAATTCCATCCACCAATTTTCAGACTGAAAGCAAAAATgcaattatgaaataaaatgattacacggtttttttatttttgaaaggtGAATTTATTGAGCCACTGCAGCCCACAAATGCCATAACAAGTCTAAGGTTGTCAGCGACTCTCCATGGCATATCATGGAGACTGCTCCGGCTAAGGAGAATCAGTACAACGGGCAAAAGAAACTGCACAGAAACAATCGGCGGCAACCAGAGAAATGAGAGTCAATACAGAGAACAAGCACACATTGCCTTAAAAACAGAGTGGCAAGAGAGCACAAAAGTCTTTAGCCCTCCAATTCCAGCCAAATAGCCTCTTAGTTTCCATGGGGATTTTTCTGGATCCTGTGTCCATTTAACTGCATTGTTTGAATCACTCTCAATCACAAGGTCATGTGAGCTCGCCCACTAAGAAGCAAGAAATAACTTAAAAGCCTTCTTAATAGCAAGAATTTCCACTCTATTAGCACCATTGCCCCTTACTGCTTTAGAGAACATCATTTTGATCATCCCAACCTCATCTTTTAATACTCCTCCGAAAGCTGTCAACCCTAAATCCACTCAGGCAACCCCATCAACATTGAATTTTAAAGTTCCAGGGGCCTCCACTCAACCTGCCGTGTATTGGTCCTTCCTTTGGGCATATTTCTTATTACTAGATTGCTTCGTAGAACATCCTCAAAATGATTGTAATTCTGTGGTCATTTGGCTTGCACCCACCATGCCACTTTGGACTTAACCAGATCCAGACATTGTTCCCCGTCTCACACCTTGCCTTGAAAGATGACCTCATTTCTCATTAACCAAACAGTCCAAATCATGACAAGAAAGCAAGCCTCCAAACATTTATGTCACCCACTCTAATAAGACCATTCCaattaagaaagaagtcaatgcGCTTTGATAGCCCCGCATATTGGACTCCCCAAAGACTTCCCAACCCTATCCAAATCTTCCAACTTTCAAAACATTCAAAAAAGAAGTGATCAACAATCTCCAAATTCTCTCTTCATAAGACACATAAAGCAGGCTCGGTTCTCTAGAGGCCTCTCTTTGCTAACTCGGCTCGGACCACAACTCTACCTCTCAGAACTCTCCAGCAAAAGACCTCAACTTTGAACAGGGCAACTCCCTTCCATACCATCCTCCAATGCTCACTAGCAACCCTAGTCTTTTCCATGATCGTTCTGCAAAAAGAGCTTACCAGGTACTGTCCACTAAGAGTCATTTTGCAAATCATCTTATTTTCATACCCATCCTCCACTAAGTGATTTCTAATGAACCCATGCAATTCCTCCCATTGTTCAATCTCCCAACCGAATAAAGGTCTCCTCAACCCAATCTTCCATTGCCATAACCCCTCCTCCCAATCCCCACACTCTTTAATGGATCCTGATTTTTTAACTGCTAGAGCGAAAATCCTAGGGAAAGCTTCTCTTAGAACCACGTCTTCGATCCATTTCTCTGTCCAGAAAGCAATGTTATCTCTATCTCCTAACAATACTCCAAAACCCTCTCTAGCAACCTCTCCCTCTGCTCTTACCTGATTAAGGGTGCCGACTATGTTTCTCCAATCTAAAGATTGTCTACTCCTTCTGTTAGGGTTAGGGAACAGGTCTCCATTATTCCCTCCCTCCTTTTCAACCAGAATTCTCCTCCACAGATGATTTCTTCTGTTTCCAAATCTTCATATCCATTTGTTCAACATGTCTC
Protein-coding sequences here:
- the LOC18611218 gene encoding cytochrome P450 81E8 translates to MFFIQAISSTPRRISFIQKFPFSVLHHHPSMEQTLLCSLASVLFLLVAIKFLLQARKHKNLPPSPFALPILGHLHLLKEPLHRTLFTLSQKHGPIFSLRFGSRLAVVITSPSAVEECFNKNDITLANRPRLIMGKYVGYNYTILALASYGDHWRNLRRLATLEILSSNNLSMSSSIRRDEINSLIRRLYRVSVNGFAKVELKTLFAELTFNIIMRIVAGKRYYGDEVRGSEEARGFRAMIEELFELAVSSYPGDFLPLLSWVDYNGYIKKVKLVAKNADAFTQGLIDEHRRNKGNLELKNTMISHLLTLQKSQPEYYTDEIIKGLVLVMLLAGTDTTAVTLEWAMSNLLNHPRILEKARAELDAQIGQEQWVEETDLSKLHYLQNIISETLRLYPAAPLLVPHLASDYCTVGGYDLPPETIVFVNAWAIQRNPELWEDSTSFKPERFEGTEGTTHNKLMPFGLGRRACPGVGLAHRVVGVALGSLIQCFEWEKVSDKEIDMTEGTGLTMPKVEPLEAMCKRRHIINKQLVEVN